In Carya illinoinensis cultivar Pawnee chromosome 7, C.illinoinensisPawnee_v1, whole genome shotgun sequence, the following are encoded in one genomic region:
- the LOC122314762 gene encoding fatty-acid-binding protein 1, protein MVSLRFPFLFSQPPKLPHRISSTTSSRSFSSATTAAVVAVSAAASAAAIVAASKDPKHPFLQNALNSFLFSNSSSAPLWGSLSLAEKSSSAVVEFKNGISFPSILGDSRRLLGIGLRKKSIFGLKNIDVYAFGVYADENGLKESLGEKYEKLSTSEFKENKEFNEDLIDNDIDMTVRLQIVYSKLSIRSVRSAFEQSVGSRLQKFGGSDNKELLQRFTSQFKDEYKIPRGSVIDLSREQGHILRTTIDGKEVGSIQSKLLCRSILDLYIGEDPFDRQAKEDIEQSLASLLQE, encoded by the exons ATGGTCTCTCTGCGCTTCCCGTTCTTGTTTTCTCAGCCCCCGAAACTCCCCCACCGCATCAGCAGCACCACCTCCTCCCGAAGCTTCTCCTCCGCCACCACTGCCGCAGTAGTTGCTGTGTCTGCTGCTGCATCCGCCGCTGCCATAGTAGCGGCATCCAAAGACCCCAAACACCCGTTTCTCCAAAATGCGCTGAATTCTTTCCTCTTCTCCAACAGCTCGTCTGCCCCGCTCTGGGGCTCGCTCTCTTTGGCTGAAAAATCTTCCTCGGCTGTGGTCGAGTTCAAGAATGGAATCTCATTCCCTTCGATCCTCGGAGACTCTCGGCGGCTCCTCGGAATTGGGTTGAGGAAAAAGAGCATCTTTGGGTTGAAGAACATCGATGTCTATGCATTTG GGGTTTATGCTGATGAAAATGGCCTAAAAGAATCTTTGGGTGAGAAATATGAGAAATTATCCACCTCTGAATTCAAGGAAAACAAGGAGTTTAATGAAGATCTTATTGATAACGATATAGACATGACTGTTAGACTTCAAATAGTCTATAGCAAATTGAGCATCCGCTCTGTACGTAGTGCTTTTGAACAGTCAGTAGGGAGCAGACTCCAAAAGTTCGGAGGATCTGATAATAAAGAATTGCTTCAAAG GTTCACTTCCCAGTTCAAAGATGAATATAAGATACCACGGGGATCTGTGATAGATCTCTCAAGGGAACAGGGCCATATACTTCGCACAACAA ttgatGGAAAGGAGGTGGGAAGTATCCAGAGCAAACTTCTGTGCCggtctattttagatttatatatTGGTGAGGATCCATTTGACAGGCAAGCCAAAGAAGATATTGAGCAGAGTTTGGCCTCTCTCCTTCAGGAGTAA